In one Brevibacillus composti genomic region, the following are encoded:
- the rpoN gene encoding RNA polymerase factor sigma-54 — protein MNMGLGLYQEQTLKLVMTPELRQAITILQFSAVDLVSYLQEQANENPVFELQEAAMEAAPAKMEKQQPEIDWKEVIGNRATGEYSSGKNESTYNPLDFVHQGNMTLYEHLESQLGYIKSFTPAQRRIAQFLIGNLDEKGYLEITLEEAAERMGVELNEAEDVLVVIQHFDPAGVAARSLEECLLLQLRHLALDDEAIVQVVTHHLQDLADCRFQRIADKVGCTVQEVQAMADLLRTLNPRPGAAFSHVDTRYVIPDVTVEKVGEEYLVLVNDVATPRLKINSFYEKMLNQQKSQDEAKQFIHEKLNAAMWLAKSLEQRRLTLMRVTQAIVDMQRDFFDRGVHYLKPMTQKEIAEQVGLHESTISRATSNKYVQTPRGLFELKYFFTSALSTAGGEATSSESVKRRIKLLIDQEDRKQPLSDQKLSEMLLEEGIEISRRTVAKYREEMMIPSSAKRKRF, from the coding sequence GTGAACATGGGCCTTGGACTATATCAGGAACAGACATTGAAGCTGGTCATGACGCCGGAGTTGAGACAGGCGATCACGATTCTGCAGTTTTCGGCCGTGGATCTTGTGTCGTATTTGCAGGAGCAGGCAAATGAGAATCCAGTCTTCGAGCTGCAGGAAGCAGCGATGGAGGCAGCGCCTGCCAAGATGGAGAAGCAGCAGCCCGAGATCGACTGGAAAGAAGTCATTGGCAATCGTGCCACAGGGGAGTATTCTTCCGGAAAAAATGAAAGCACTTACAATCCGCTCGATTTTGTCCATCAGGGAAACATGACGTTGTATGAGCATTTGGAGAGCCAGCTTGGCTATATCAAAAGCTTTACCCCGGCACAAAGGCGAATTGCGCAATTTTTGATAGGCAATCTCGATGAAAAAGGATATCTAGAGATTACGCTGGAGGAAGCGGCTGAGCGCATGGGCGTCGAACTAAATGAAGCCGAGGATGTCCTGGTGGTGATCCAGCATTTTGATCCCGCAGGCGTGGCAGCAAGAAGCCTGGAAGAGTGTCTGCTGCTCCAATTGAGACATCTGGCGCTGGACGATGAGGCGATCGTTCAGGTCGTGACCCATCATCTTCAGGATCTGGCAGATTGCCGCTTTCAGCGCATCGCCGACAAAGTAGGCTGTACGGTGCAGGAGGTTCAGGCGATGGCCGATCTCCTGCGCACGCTCAACCCCCGTCCGGGCGCCGCTTTTTCGCACGTCGACACCCGGTATGTCATCCCGGATGTAACCGTGGAAAAGGTAGGCGAGGAATACCTCGTCCTGGTGAATGACGTGGCGACTCCTCGTCTGAAGATCAACAGCTTTTATGAAAAGATGCTGAACCAGCAGAAGAGTCAGGACGAGGCCAAACAATTTATTCATGAAAAGCTGAATGCAGCCATGTGGCTGGCAAAAAGCCTGGAGCAGCGCCGGCTTACCCTGATGCGGGTGACACAGGCGATCGTCGATATGCAGCGGGATTTCTTTGACCGTGGCGTTCACTATCTGAAGCCGATGACGCAAAAGGAAATCGCCGAACAGGTAGGGCTGCACGAGTCCACGATCAGCCGGGCGACCAGCAACAAATACGTGCAAACGCCGAGAGGGCTGTTTGAACTCAAGTATTTCTTCACCTCCGCGCTCTCGACGGCGGGCGGAGAAGCGACCTCCTCGGAGAGCGTGAAGCGGCGGATCAAGCTGTTGATCGACCAGGAGGATCGCAAACAGCCGCTGTCCGACCAGAAGCTCTCGGAGATGCTGCTGGAAGAAGGGATCGAGATTTCCCGGCGGACCGTGGCCAAGTACCGGGAAGAGATGATGATTCCATCCTCCGCCAAGCGAAAGAGGTTTTGA
- a CDS encoding DUF4023 domain-containing protein yields the protein MDFTRMSTKEFVDKVHEAQAHARENKEHNGYGRPAKRLPSKQGIR from the coding sequence ATGGATTTTACCCGGATGAGCACGAAAGAGTTCGTCGATAAAGTTCATGAAGCCCAGGCCCACGCTCGGGAGAACAAGGAGCACAACGGTTACGGCCGTCCGGCCAAACGTCTTCCCAGCAAGCAAGGCATCCGCTAG
- a CDS encoding glutaredoxin family protein — protein MKNEPFQIVLYGRPGCHLCDQVEVMLQGLREEYPLELRLVNIEQDTELLERYLFVIPVVEIDGEEVFPSVTHVVTLEELQAELARRSKSKE, from the coding sequence GTGAAAAATGAGCCATTTCAAATCGTTCTGTACGGCCGACCGGGGTGTCATCTCTGCGATCAGGTAGAGGTGATGCTGCAGGGGCTTCGGGAGGAATACCCTCTGGAGCTGCGGTTGGTCAATATTGAGCAAGACACGGAGCTGCTCGAGCGGTACCTGTTTGTCATCCCGGTGGTGGAGATTGACGGGGAGGAAGTGTTCCCGTCAGTGACCCATGTCGTGACCCTGGAGGAGCTCCAGGCAGAGCTGGCCAGGCGCTCCAAAAGCAAAGAGTGA
- a CDS encoding sugar-binding transcriptional regulator, giving the protein MQRFIEMQQKLLPDLVPVMRDRYMLLRSISHQQPIGRRALAQAMQTTERILRAEVELLKETGLLYVTAAGMSLTEEGAQVLEEMEPLASDLFGLSELAEQLQQVLGIPQVVVVQGNADHSAWVLEELGRVGARLLKQYIREGDIVAVTGGTSVASVAHHLAPAPSFRGVQFVPARGGLGERVELQANTLASAMAAKTGSSYRLLHVPDRLRPDALQTLMEEPQVQDVLSLLQQTRIVVHGIGDALTMAKRRSYTEAELQELRASGAVSEAFGYYFDAAGQIVHRLPTIGLQLEDVQRAETVLSIAGGESKAKAILSFAKQSCQNVLITDEGAARAILSATRL; this is encoded by the coding sequence ATGCAGCGTTTTATCGAGATGCAACAAAAACTGCTTCCGGATCTGGTCCCCGTCATGCGGGATCGCTATATGCTGCTTCGGTCGATTTCTCACCAACAGCCGATCGGCAGGCGGGCGCTGGCTCAGGCTATGCAGACCACGGAGCGGATCTTGCGTGCAGAGGTGGAACTGCTGAAGGAGACCGGCCTGCTCTACGTTACTGCGGCCGGGATGTCTCTGACGGAAGAGGGCGCGCAAGTCCTCGAAGAGATGGAGCCGCTCGCCAGTGACCTGTTTGGGCTGAGCGAACTGGCCGAGCAGCTTCAGCAGGTGCTGGGGATCCCTCAGGTGGTCGTCGTGCAGGGAAATGCGGATCACTCCGCCTGGGTGCTCGAGGAGCTGGGACGAGTCGGAGCGCGGCTGCTGAAGCAGTACATCCGCGAGGGAGACATCGTCGCGGTGACGGGCGGGACCTCCGTCGCCAGCGTGGCTCATCATCTGGCGCCAGCCCCTTCGTTTCGCGGCGTACAGTTCGTGCCGGCGAGGGGCGGACTGGGCGAGCGGGTAGAGCTTCAGGCCAATACGCTGGCCTCCGCCATGGCAGCCAAAACAGGCAGCTCGTATCGCCTGCTGCACGTCCCTGACCGCCTGCGTCCCGATGCCCTGCAGACGCTGATGGAAGAGCCGCAGGTGCAGGATGTGCTCTCGCTTTTGCAGCAGACGCGGATCGTGGTGCACGGGATCGGCGATGCGCTCACGATGGCGAAGCGGCGTTCCTATACGGAAGCGGAGCTGCAGGAGCTGCGGGCCTCCGGAGCAGTGTCCGAGGCATTCGGCTACTACTTCGACGCTGCCGGCCAGATCGTTCACAGGCTGCCGACGATTGGGCTGCAGCTGGAGGATGTCCAGCGGGCGGAGACCGTACTCTCCATCGCCGGAGGAGAAAGCAAGGCAAAAGCGATCCTTTCCTTTGCCAAACAGTCGTGCCAGAATGTACTTATCACGGACGAAGGAGCCGCACGGGCGATCTTGTCCGCTACTCGACTGTAA
- a CDS encoding Na+/H+ antiporter NhaC family protein: MNMYSLLPILSLIAGIALSLTFGFPLFLGIVLAILVTLVSVKRLGYSWRKQWEYGLEGVKQTKPVLMILFLVGLLIPLLMMGGTIPAIIYYGLSVVDVKFMLILSFLLAAGTSYLLGTSVGTLSTVGLALMGISHTAGVPAEMVAGALISGAMVGERFSPISSSRLLILSSIGMTEREDRGNSRTALAAVVVTALLFAVLDLLRAQSGDSGMIAHYQGLLREHFAIGWLPLMPLLVLIGSFAFRVKAVPALLYGLLAAAVLVIGTVPIELAQMGRSILHGYELHTGTALDQLVRGGGMMAILSVLVLISLAGFLNGILNRANLLAPLVEGLLGRTQNTVILAAKAVLLSLLVVIISCNQTIPILVMGSTLLPRFGQMERGHVFLGRTMLDSTLVIPVLIPWNGLAMVMAVTLGIPTLESLPYLFFAFVLPVLTIATARRFQAAGSPFTHKKAM, from the coding sequence ATGAATATGTATTCGCTTCTCCCCATCCTCTCGCTGATAGCCGGCATCGCCCTTAGTCTGACGTTTGGTTTCCCGCTGTTTTTAGGGATTGTTTTGGCAATCTTGGTCACACTGGTAAGTGTAAAAAGACTTGGGTATTCCTGGCGGAAGCAGTGGGAATATGGCCTGGAAGGGGTCAAACAGACCAAGCCCGTCCTGATGATCCTGTTTTTGGTCGGGCTCTTGATTCCGCTCTTGATGATGGGCGGGACGATCCCGGCGATCATCTATTACGGACTGTCAGTCGTCGATGTGAAATTCATGCTGATCCTTTCCTTCTTATTGGCCGCCGGAACCTCCTATCTGCTCGGCACCTCAGTAGGGACGCTGAGCACGGTCGGACTGGCGCTGATGGGCATCTCCCATACCGCGGGCGTACCCGCCGAGATGGTAGCGGGAGCGCTCATCAGCGGAGCGATGGTGGGCGAGCGTTTTTCTCCCATCTCCAGCAGCAGGCTGTTGATCCTCAGCAGTATCGGAATGACAGAGCGGGAGGACCGCGGGAACAGTCGGACGGCTCTCGCGGCGGTGGTCGTCACGGCGCTGCTGTTCGCCGTGCTGGATCTGCTGCGGGCACAGTCCGGAGACAGCGGGATGATTGCGCATTACCAGGGGCTGCTACGTGAGCACTTTGCCATCGGCTGGCTGCCGCTGATGCCGCTGCTGGTCCTCATCGGATCATTCGCCTTTCGGGTAAAGGCAGTCCCGGCTCTGCTCTACGGGCTGCTCGCAGCGGCTGTACTGGTGATCGGCACGGTGCCAATAGAGCTGGCGCAGATGGGTCGCTCGATCCTCCACGGCTATGAGCTGCACACGGGGACGGCTCTTGATCAGCTCGTCCGCGGAGGCGGGATGATGGCCATCCTGAGCGTGCTGGTGCTGATTTCGCTGGCCGGCTTTCTCAATGGCATCCTGAATCGGGCCAATCTGCTGGCGCCGCTCGTCGAGGGGCTTCTGGGCAGGACGCAAAACACCGTCATCCTGGCGGCCAAAGCCGTACTGCTGTCGCTTTTGGTCGTCATCATCAGCTGCAATCAGACGATCCCGATTCTGGTGATGGGCTCCACCTTGCTTCCCCGCTTTGGCCAGATGGAGCGAGGGCATGTATTTCTCGGACGGACGATGCTCGACTCCACGCTGGTCATACCGGTCCTGATTCCCTGGAACGGGCTGGCGATGGTGATGGCGGTGACGCTCGGCATCCCCACATTGGAAAGTCTTCCTTATCTCTTTTTCGCTTTTGTTTTGCCTGTACTTACGATCGCGACAGCCCGGCGATTTCAAGCGGCGGGAAGTCCATTCACACATAAAAAAGCCATGTAA